The segment GAGGAAACCGAGAAGACCGAGCAGCACGATGCCGCTCCACATCTCGGGTATCTGGAAGCCTCGTTGGAACAGCACGACGGTGTAGCCGAGGCCCGAGGTGCTGGCGAACATCTCGCCGATGACCATCAGGATGATGCCGATGGACAGGGCCTGCCGCAGCCCGGCCATGATCTGCGGACTCGCGGCGGGCAGCACGAGGTGCCACAGCCGCGACGGGCCGCGCAGGCCGTAGGCGCGCGCGGTGTCGGCGAGCACTTCGTCCAGGGCCCGCACTCCCTCGACGGTGTTGAGGAGTACGGGCCAGATCGCGCCGGAGACGATGACCAGGACCTTCATGGTGTCGTTGAGCCCGGCCACCAGCATGATCAGCGGTACGAGCACCGGCGGCGGGACGGCCCGGAAGAACTCCAGGACGGGCTCGGCGGTCAGCCGCAGCCTCCGGTACGACCCGATGGCCACGCCGAGCGCGATGCCCAGGAGCGCGGCGAGCGCGTAACCGGCCAGCAGCCGGCCGAGGCTGGGCAGGACGTCGTCCAGGATGCGGCGGGTGAACCACACGTCGGCGAAGGCGGTGGCGATGCGCGTCGGCGAGGGCACGTAGAAGCTGGGGCTCAGCACGCTGTAGCCCCACCAGCCGAGGACGAGCGCCACGGGGAGGGCGAGGAGCCTGACGAGGCGCAGCGGCAGGCCGGTCATGCGCCGGATCATCGTGTGGTCTCCCCTCGTACGGAGGGGTGCCAGGCCAGCAGCCGTCGTTCGAGCTGCCGTACGGCGAGGTTGACGGCGACGCCGGTGAGGCCGGCGACCGCGATGAGCGCGTAGACCTCGGCGACGGCGCCGCCGGACTGGGCGAGCTGGATCTGGAGGCCGAGTCCGGGGCTGCCGATGACCAGTTCGGCGGTGACGGCGAGGATGAAGGCGACCGCGGCGGCGAGCCGCAGGCCGGTCATGACGTAGGGCAGGGCGGTCGGCCAGACGAGGCGGCGCAGGATGGTCCAGCGGCCGAGCCGGTAGCTGCGGGCGGTCTCGCGGGCGACGGGGTCGACGTCGGCGACGCCGTACAGCACCTGGATGAGGACCTGCCAGAAGGAGGCGTAGACGATGAGCAGGAGGCTGGAGCCGAGGTCGGCGCCGTAGAGGAGGGTGGCGAGCGGGATGAGGGCCACGGAGGGGATGGGGCGCAGGAATTCGACGGTCGAGGTGGTGGCGGCGCGGGCTCCGGGGATGGCGTCGATGAGCACGCCGAGGGCGAGTGCGAGGACGAAGGCGATGGCCAGGCCGATGGCCCAGGCGCGCATGGTCTCGCCCAGGGCGGTCCAGAGTTCGCGGCCGGCCAGATCGCGGAGGAGTGTATGCAGTATTTCGTCGGCAGGCGGCAGGAAGTCGCGGGATATCAGGCCGAGCCGGGGTACGGCCTCGGCGACTGCGAACAGTATGCCGAGGCCCAGGATCCCGTATGCGATATCCCGCAACCGTCCCGTCACGGCAGCAGAGCGTCCAGGTCGGGCTTCTTGGTCAGCACGCCGTCGTTGAGGGCGTCCTCGGAGATGGTCTCGACCGAGGCCCGGTTGATGTCCTGGGGCCACTTCGTCAGGATGATCTTGTCGGCGGTCTTCGCGTCGATCTTGGTGTAGCTCAGCAGCTCCTTGCGCGCCTCGTCCGGGTGCGCCTCGGCGTACGCGAAGGCCTCCTTGATCGCGGCGGTGAAGCTCTTGACCAGCTCCGGGTCCTGCTGGGCGAGTTTGGTGCCGGTGAAGTACATCGCCACCGTCAGGTCGGACGCCGCCTCGGCGAAGGGCCAGACCACCGGCCTGGCACCCGAGGCCATGGCGATGGTCACGAAGGGCTCCGGCACCCAGATCGCGTCGACACTGCCCTTGCTCAGCGCGGCGGGCATGTCGGGGAAGGGCATCTCGACGAACTTGAGTTTGGACGGGTCCCCGCCGTCCTTGCGCACCGACGCGCGGATGGTGGTGTCGCCGATGTTCTTGAGCTGGTTGACCGCGATGGTCTTGCCCTCAAGATCCTTGGCGCTCTTCACCGCGCTGTCCTTCTTCACCAGGACGGCGCAGAAGTCCTTGCCCACCACACCCGTCGAGGAGGCCCCGTTGGAGACCACCTTGATCGGCAGGCCCTGCGCGGCGGCGGTGAGCACCGAGGTGGTGTTGGCGAAGGCGAAGTCGAACTGCCCGCCCACCACGCCCGAGATGCTGGTCGCGCCGCCGGTCACCGCCGTTATCTTGGCGTTCAGCCCGTGCTTCTTGAAGATGCCCTTGCTGACCGCGAGATAGACCGGCGCGGTGTCCGCGATGGCGATGGCGCCGATCTTGATCGTCTTCGTACCGTCGGAACCCTTGCCCGACGGGCTGCCGGAACCACCACCACAAGCGGCCGCGGCGAACAGCGCGGTGGCCGCCAGGAACGTGCATAACGTACGACGCATGGGCACTCCCGGAGACATGGTTCGTCCTGCGAACTGTCGTTCATTGGGTGGTGCGCCAAGCGACGGTAGGGGCGGTGGCCTGCCGAGTCAACGGCCCGGACAGCTGTACACAATTTCGTTAACAAGTAGTTGCAGTGGCCAGTGCCGCGCTGTACCCCGCAGGGACCGCCAGGTCGGTGACCGTCCAGCCGGGAACGGGGTACGGGACCGGGCCGGCGCCGACGCGCGTGCGGTCCGGGTTGTCCGCCAGCCCGGCGCCGGTGCCCTTGAGGTACGCCTCCTTGCGGGCCCAGCAGCGCCCGAAGGCGGCAGCCCGTTCGGCGGGCGGCAGCGCGTCCAACTCGGCACGCTCGCCGGGGTGGAGGATGGCCTCGCGCAGCTCCGCCACGACCCCGGGGGCCGGGATCTCCTCCACATCGACGCCGAGAGGCGTGGCGGCGAAGGCCAGCAGCACCAGCCCCGCGCTGTGCGACAGCGAGAAGTGCGGCCCGCCGTCCCCGGCCACCGCGGGGCGGCCGTGCGGCCCCCCGCACACCGGGCAGTCCTCGCGGACGAGGACGACGGACCCGGGATCCTCGCCCCGGTACGCCCCGAGCAGCCGCCGCAGCGCGATATGGGCCACGGCGTACATGTCCCGGTCGGCGGGCCGCAGGAACGCCTCGTACCGGGCCAGTTCGGCGGCGTCGAGCATCGCCCGCCCGGCCTCGAAGCCGGGCGCGGGCACATGGTCGGCGACGCGGGCCAGCCACACGTCGGGCGCGGCGCCGAGCACCGGGCTCCCGGGCACCGGGCCGGGTCCGAGCACCCTGGGGTCGTCCCTGGCGTCGTCCCTGGGGTCGTTCACTTGCACGGCTCCTCGGGGCAGTCGGGGTCCTCGGGGACGATCCTACGGAAGTTATCCACAGGTCCGGGCGAGGGGCCTGGAGCGATCCGGGGGCAGCGCGTAGCGTGACGTTCCATGAAGATCCTGATCAGCGCCGACATGGAGGGCGCCACCGGCGTGACCTGGCCCGCTGACGTACTGCCCGGCAGCGAGCAGTGGCAGCGCTGCCGGCACATGTTCACCTCCGATGTGAACGCCGCCATCGCCGGTTTCCACGACGCCGGCGCGGATGAGGTCCTGGTCAACGAGGCCCACTGGACGATGCGCAATCTGCTGCTGGAGCAGTTGGACGAGCGGGCCCAGATGCTGACCGGCAGGCACAAGGACCTGTCGATGGTGGAGGGCGTGCAGCACGGGGACGTGGACGGCATCGCGTTCGTCGGCTACCACACGGGCGCGGGCACCGAGGGGGTGCTGGCGCACACCTATCTCGCCAACTCCATCACCGGCGTGTGGGTGAACGGCGAGCCGGCGAGCGAGGGTCATCTCAACGCACTGGTCGTCGCCGAGTACGGGGTGCCGGTGGTGCTGGTCACCGGTGACGACCGCACCGCGCGGGACGCCCTGTCCTACGCGCCGCGGGCCCGCACGGTCGCGGTCAAGGACTATGTGTCGCGGTACGCGGCGGTGTGCCGCCCCCCGGCGCGCACGGCGGCGGACATCAGGGCGGCGGCCAAGGAGGCGGTCGCACTGGCGGTGCGGCACGAGCCGCACCGGGGCGGGCCGTTCACCGTCGAGGTGGAGTTCGACGCGGTGCATCTGACCGGGGCGGCGGCCGTCGTGCCGGGGGTGGAGCGGTCCGGCGAGCGTGCGGTGCGGTACGAGTCGCCGACCATGTACGAGGGCATCAGGTGCTTCAAGGCGGTGACCACGGTCGTGTCGGCGGCGGTGGAGGAACAATATGGCTGACGGGGTTGATGAGCGCATGGGCGAGCAGGGCACGGACCAGCAGGCCATGGACCGGCAGGCCATGGACGAGGTGGTGCGGTTCACCTCGGACCTGATCAGGATCGACACGACCAACCGGGGCGGCGGCGACGGCAACGAGCGTCCGGCGGCCGAGTATGTCGCCGAGCGGCTCGCCGACGCCGGCATCGAGGCGCGGATCCTGGAGTCGGCGCCCGGGCGGGCCAATGTGGTGGCCCGGATCGCGGGCACGGACCGGGCCGCGCCCGCGATGCTGGTCCACGGGCACCTGGATGTCGTTCCCGCGGAGGCCGCCGACTGGACGGTGCACCCGTTCTCCGGCGAAGTGCGCGACGGGGTCGTGTGGGGGCGCGGGGCCGTCGACATGAAGAACATGGACGCGATGATCCTGGCGACGGTACGGGCCTGGGCCCGGCAGGGCCTGCGGCAGCCGCGCGACATCGTGCTCGCCTTCACCGCCGACGAGGAGGACAGCGCGGCGTACGGGGCCGGTTATCTGGCCGCCGAGCACGCAGGCCTCTTCGAGGGCTGCACGGAGGGCATCAGCGAGTCCGGCGGCTTCACCTTCCACGCGGGCGGCGGCATGCGGCTGTATCCCGTCGGGGCCGGTGAGCGGGGCACCGCCTGGCTCAAGCTCACCGCGCGCGGCAGGGCCGGGCACGGCTCGAAGGTGAACAAGGAGAACGCGGTGAGCCGACTGGCCGCCGCCATCACCCGGATCGGCGCACACGAGTGGCCGGTGCGGATCATCCCCACCGTGCGGGCCGCGCTGACCGAACTCGCCGCGCTGCACGGCATCGAGCCGGACTTCGACGACGTCGACGCGCTGCTGGCCAAGCTGGGCCCGGCGGCCGCGCTGGTCGAGCCGACGGTCCGCAACAGCGCCAACCCGACGATGCTGCAGGCCGGTTACAAGATCAATGTCATCCCGGGGCACGCGACGGCGTATGTCGACGGGCGGATGCTGGCCGGCGCCGAGGAGGATTTCGCCCAGACCCTCGACCGGCTCACCGGGCCCGATGTCGAGTGGGAGTTCCAGCACCGTGAGGTGCCGCTGCAGGCTCCGGTGGACTCGCCGACGTACGCCGCGATGCGCGAGGCGCTCCAGCACTTCGATCCGGAGGGCCATGTCGTGCCGTACTGCATCGGCGGAGGCACCGACGCCAAGCAGTTCTCCCGGCTCGGCATCACCGGCTACGGCTTCTCGCCACTGAAGCTGCCGGAGGGCTTCGACTACGCGGGGATGTACCACGGGGTCGACGAGCGGGTCCCGGTGGAGGCGCTGCACTTCGGGGTCCGGGTGCTGGACCGCTTCCTGCGAGGGGGAGCCCGATGAAGCGCGCCCCGTACGGCAGTTGGGTCTCGCCGATCGACGCGGGCACGGCCGCCGCGCACGACGGGCGGCCCGAATGGCCCGGCGCGGTGGGAGACGAGGTGTGGTGGACCGAGCCCCGCCCCGCCGAGGGCGGCCGCAGAGCCCTGGTGCGCCGCCGCGCGGACGGGCGCACCGAGCCGGTGCTCCGGGCGCCGTGGAATGTGCGCACCCGCGTCATCGAGTACGGCGGCCGGGCCTGGGCCGGGGCGCCGGGGCTGGTCGTCTTCGCGCACTTCCCCGACCAGCGGCTGTACGCGTACGAGCCGGACCTGCCGGGGGACGCGCCGAGGCCGCTGACCCCGGTGTCGGCGGTCGGGGGCGGGCTGCGCTGGGCCGACCCCCGGATCGACCTGGACCGGGGCGAGGTGTGGTGCGTCCTGGAGGAGTACACCGGCGAGGGGCCCGGCGATGTACGCCGGATGATCTCCGCCGTCCCGCTGGACGGCTCCGCCGCCGAGGACCGGGGCGCGGTGCGGGAACTGACCGACGCCGCGCACCGGTTCGTCACCGCGCCCAGGCTGTCCCCGGACGGACGGCAGGCCGTGTGGCTGGCCTGGGACCATCCGCGGATGCCCTGGGACGGCACCGAGCTGAGGATCGCCGAGGTCACGGACGAGGGCACTCTCGCCGGGCCGCGCACGCTCATCGGCGGGCCAGGGGAATCGGTCGCCCAGGCCGAATGGGCGCCCGACGGCACGCTGCTGGCGGCCACCGACCGCACCGGCTGGTGGAATCTGCACCAGGTCGACCCCGCCACCGGCGAGGCGGTCGCCCTGTGCCCGCGCGAGGAGGAGTTCGCCGGACCGCTCTGGCAGATGGGCGCGCGCTGGTTCGCCCCTCTCGACGGTGGCCCCCTCGGCAGTGGCCCGGTCGGCAGTGGCCCGGTCGCGGTCCTGCACGGCGTGGGCGCGCAGCGCCTCGGGATACTGGACCCCGCCACCGGTGAGCTCACCGACGCGCCGGGACCGTGGACCGAATGGACCGGCGGCTCGCTCACCGTGGCCGGCGACCGGGTCATCGGCACGGCCGCGAGTGCCCGCACCTCCTGCGAGGTCGTCGAGTTCGACACCCGCACCGGCCGCTCCCGGGTGATCGGTGCGGCACACCAGGACGCGGTGGACCCGGCGTATCTGCCCGAGCCCGTCGAGCGGGTCTTCAGCGGTCCGGGCGGCCGGGAGATCCACGCCCAGGTGTATCCGCCCCGGAACCCCGATTTCACCGCTCCCGAGGGCGAGTTGCCGCCCTACGCGGTGTGGGTGCACGGCGGCCCGACCAGCCGGGCCCCGATCGTCCTGGACCTGGAGGTCGCGTACTTCACCTCGCGCGGCATCGGTGTGGTGGAGGTCAACCACGGCGGTTCGACCGGCTACGGGCGGGCGTACCGCGAGCGGCTGCGCGAGCAGTGGGGAGTGGTCGAGGTCGAGGACTGCGCGGCCGTCGCCCGGGCGCTGGCGGACGAGGGCACCGCAGACGGGGCGCGGCTGGCGATCCGGGGCGGTAGCGCGGGCGGCTGGACCAGCGGCGCGTCGCTCACCTCGACCGAGGTCTACGCCTGCGGCGCGATCAAGTATCCGATCCTCGACCTGTACAGCTGGGCGTCGGGCGCCGAGACCCATGACTTCGAGTCCCAGTACCTCGAAGGCCTCATCGGCCCCCTCGCGGAGGTGCCCGAGCGATATCGCGAGCGCTCCCCCGCTCACCACGCCGACCGGATCCGCTCGCCCTTCCTCCTCCTTCAGGGCCTGGACGACGTGATCTGCCCGCCAGCGCAGTGCGAACGCTTCCTGGACGAGGTCGCCGGGCGCGGCATTCCGCACGCGTATCTCGCCTTCGAGGGCGAGGGGCACGGGTTCCGCCGCGAGGACACCATGATCACCTGTCTGCACGCCGAACTGTCGCTGTACGGGCAGGTCTTCGGCTTCGACCCGCCGGGCACACCGCCCCTGGAGCTGAGCAAGTGAAACAAGCAGGCCTCGTACCTCTGTCGCGGCCCCGCCCGCTGGTCCCCGGCGACCGGGTCGCCGTCGTCGCACCCAGCGGCCCGGTGGTGCCCGAGCGGCTGGACGCGGGGCTCGACATCCTGCGCGCCTGGGACCTCGACCCGGTGCCCGCCCCGCATGTCCGGGACCGCGACCCGCGCCTGGGCTACCTCGCGGGCGACGACGCGTCACGGGCCCGCGACTTCCAGGACGCCTGGTGCGACCCCGGGACCGCCGCCGTGATGTGCGCCCGCGGCGGCTACGGGGCCCAGCGCATGCTGGATCTGCTCGACTGGGACGCGCTGGGGGCGGCGGGCCCCAAGACCTTCGTCGGCTTCAGCGATGTGACGGTCCTTCATGAGGCCTTCGCCCTGCGCCTCGGCCTCGCCACCCTCTACGGGCCCGTGGCCGCCGGGGTGGCCTTCGTCAAGGACGAGCCGACGCAACGGCACCTGCGCCACACCCTCTTCGAGCCCGCCCGGGCCCGGGTCCTCACCTCCCCCACCGCCGCTCCCCTGGTGCCGGGCCGGGCCCGGGGTGTCACCGTCGGGGGCTGCCTGGCCATGCTCGCCTCCGAGATCGGCGCCCCGCGCTCCCGGTCCACCCTGCGGGGCGGCATCCTCGTCCTGGAGGACGTCGGCGAGCGGCCCTACCAGCTGGACCGGATGCTCACCCAGCTCCTGCGCTCCGGCCTGCTGGACGGCGTCGCCGGCATAGCCCTCGGCTCCTGGCGCGACTGCGGTCCCTACGAGCACGTACGGGCCGTCCTCCTGGACCGGCTCGGCCCGCTCGGCGTGCCGGTCGTGGAGGAACTGGGCTTCGGGCACGGGGACAGCAGCCTCACCGTCCCGCTGGGCGTCCCGGCCGTGCTGGACGCCGAGGCGGGGACGCTCACGCTGTCCTGATCGGGCTGGCCTGATCGGGCTGGCCTGATCAGGAGAACGGCTCAGAAGTGGTCCGGGCACCAGGGCGCGACCGAGCTGCGCAGCAGCACATCCGCCCGCTCGACCGCCCCCGGGCGCAGCTCCCGCACCAACCCCGCCGCCGCGAGGAGCGGCACCGAGACACCACCCAGGTACAGCGAGCCCAGCGCCCCGGCGTCCATGGCCAGGTCGGCCGGGTCATCGGTGCGCTCCGCCCGCCCCGTGCCGTCGGCGGCGGCCTCGACGGCCCAGCGGCCCGCGGCGTACCCGGAGCCGCCCGGACCGGAATCGGCGACCTCCAGCACGACCCGGCCGGGTCCGCGGTACGTACGGGCGCCGAAGGCGGCGGGCACGTCGAGGACCTTGAGCCACACGCCGTCCCCGCACTCCTCCGTCGGCACGGCGGCCCGGGGGTTGTTGAGGAGCAGCGGCAGCGGGTCGTCCGGCGCGATGTTCTCGACGCGCACCTTGCGGATCCAGTCGACCGAGAAGGCGTACCGCCACAGCGCCTCTTCGGATTCGCGGTCGGTCGCGAAGTGGTCCAGCACTCTGAGGGTGTGGTTGGGGCCGCCTTCGGCCCAGGCATCGTCGACCAGGTAGGCCAGCAGGCCGGTCACCTCGCCGCCGGCGTCCCGGTGCAGGGCGTAGAACGGCTCCTTGAAGGTTTCGCCGGGGCGGGCGATCTCCCCGGTGTCGCCCTCCCAGTGCCAGGCCGCGCGGCTGATCGCGCCGGGCCGGGTGACGCGGAACCGGTCGAACAGCTCGGGTCCGTGCTTGCGCACCTCGGCCATGGTCGCGAGGTCGATCCGGCCGGTGCCGGCGGCGCCGACGCCCGCGCGAAGCCCGCCGGAGGAGGGGATGGACATCTCGCATCCGCCCTGCCACAGCGCGGGCCCGAAGCCGAACCGGCCGTAAATGGCGTACTCGGCCGGATACAGGATGGCCACCGCCTCGCCGCGCTCCCGCGCACCGGCCAGGTCCCGTTCCATCATCCGGCCCAGCAGCCCCTGCCTTCGGTGTGTCGAGGTCACCGTCACCCCCGCGATGCCGTCCGCCGCGAGCGTGGCGCCGCCGGGCACCGTGAGCTCGAAGGGGATGCTGCGGAAGGTGCCCACGCAGCGCTCCCCGTCGAAGGCCGCCTGCCAGCGCCCCGGCTCGAACGTGCGCTTGCGCCACGGGAGGTCGCCGGCCTCGTACCGCGACAGGAACCCTCGCCGGGCGGCCCGTCCCCACTCCTCGATCTCGTCCTCGTGGATCACCCGGACGTCGACGTTGCGCGCGATACCCATGCCTCGCACGGTACGGAGGAGGGGCCGCCCCCGCATCCGGTTTTGTCACACCGCCCGGTCAGCTCCTGCGCCCCGCCACCAGCCAGTTCGTCGGCACCAGGATCCGTGAGCCGTCGGGCGCGTACTCCGTGGTCGTCAGCGCGATCGCGCCCTGGTCCAGCACGTCGAGCCCGGCCGCGCGGAAGAACGCCGGGATCGCCTCGTCCGGGACCTCCCCCGGGGCGATGCCGTGGGCGAAGACGGCCGCCAGCTTGGCGGGCGGGCCGCCGGGGCCCTGGGCCAGGCCCATGAGGACGCCCTTGGCGGCGCCGGACAGCTCGTCGGCGAAGACCCGGCCGCGGGCGCCGGCGAGGGCGGCGATTCCGGCGACCAGGGGTTGGCGCTCGTCCGGCTCGCACTGGTGGAGGACCCCGCGCATGTAGACGTTCGCGTCGCCCAGCTCGGCGTGCAGCGCCCGCGCGGCGGCCTCGTCCGCCGGGTTGAGCCGGCGGTAGTCCGCGAGGCCGCGCGGGTCGGCCCGCCGGGCGTGGTCGACGGCGGCCGCGGCGAGGTCGACGCCGATGGCGCGCCCGTAGCGCCCGGCAAGGTACCGGGTCTGGGTGCCGTTGCCGCAGCCGAGGTCGACGATCGGCAGCGAGTCGTCGAAGTAGCCCTCGAAGAGCGGGAGATGGAGAGCGGCGGTGACCTCGGCCTCGGAGTCCCAGAAGGCCGCTCCGGGTTCGTCGGCCAGATCGCGCCAGTAGTTCTCCCACGCCTGCTGATATCCGCTGGAACTGGACACGTTCATGCGCACTCCCCAGGATCGGACGCATAGTCAACGCATAGTCAGAGTCCTGGCTACAGGGGTGGGTTGACCTTGACAAGCGTCCGGCGCAATCCGTACCCGGGATTCCGCTACCGCCAGCGCTCTACCGCCCGCGCCCCCGTGGCGGCAGCGACTGCTCGAACCACACGGTCTTGCCCTGCGCGGTACGGCTCGCACCCCACTCCCGGGCCAGCCGGCTGACGATCCGCAGGCCGCGCCCGTACTCGTCCTGCGGCCCGGCGCCGATCAGCACCGGCACCGAGTGGTCGTCGTCGGCGACCTCGCACAGCAGGGCGTCGGCCCGGACCAGCCGCAGTTCGATGTGGCGGGTGTGGGCATGGCGTACGGCATTGGTGACGACCTCGCCGACCAGCAGTTCGGCCGTCTCGGCGGCCTCCTCGAAGCCCCACCGCACCAGCGTGTCGCGGGTGAGCCGCCGGGCCCTGGCCACCTCGCGGGGGTCGAGGGCGAGCTGCCACGTGGCGACGTCCTCGCGGGGGATGCCGTTGAGCCGCGCCATGAGGAGGGCGACATCGTCCTTGCGGCCGCCGGGCCGGTTGAGGGCCCGGATGATGGTGTCGCAGGCGTCGTCCATGGAGGCGGCCGGGTGCGCGGCGCTCTCGCAGAGCGCGGCCAGCCCCTGGCCGATGTCCTGGCCGCGCACCTCGACCAGGCCGTCGGTGCAGAGCACCAGCCGGTCGCCGGGGGCGACGGACACCTTCACGGTCTCGAAGGGGACGCCGCCGATGCCGATGGGCGCGCCGGTGGGGATGTCCAGCAGTTCGCTGCGCCCGTCGGCCGCCCTGACGAGCACGGGCGGGATGTGACCGGCGTTGGCGATCAGCAGCTCGGATTCGACCGGGTCGTAGACGGCGTACAGACAGGTGGCCAGATAGTGCTCGCCGAGGCGCTGCGCCAGGTCGTCGAGATTGCGCAGGAGCTGCACGGGCGGCATGTCCATCGCCGCCATGGTCTGCACGGCGGTCCGCAACTGCCCCATCATCGCGGCCGAGTTGAGGCCGTGCCCCATGACGTCGCCGACCACCAGTGCCAGCCGCGAGCCGGGCAGCTTGATGGTGTCGAACCAGTCGCCGCCGACCCGGCCCAGCCGGGTGCCGGGCAGATAGCGGGTGGCCACATCGCACCCGGGCATGCGCGGGGTGATCTGTGGCAGCATGCTGTCCTGGAGGGTGTCGGCGACATTCTCCTGGTACGTGTACATGCGCGCGTTGTCCAGCACGAGCCCGGCGCGGGCCGCCAGTTCGGCCCCTGTCACGCGGTCCATGTCGTTGAAGACGGCCCGTTGGGCGTGCCGCAGCAGGATCATGAAGCCGAGCACCACATTGCGCGCCTTCAGCGGGACGACCAGCATCGACCGCCCGGTGATCAGCGGCCGGATGTCGCGCTTCTCGAACTGCGAGGCGATCGCGTCGCCCATCGGCTCGGTGATCCGGGGCACCAGCACCGGCTGGCCGCTGGTCATGCACTGGAAGAACGGCGTGTGCTCGGGGAACGGCATCGACTCGCCGACCGGCACCACATCGTCCCAGCGCCCCGGCTCGTCGTTGTGCTCGATCGCGACCCGGTACCACATGGTGGTGACGTCCGGCGGCCCGTCCGGGAAGCCCTCGCCCGCGAGGACCTGCTCGCGCAGATACGTACCCGCGACATCGGTGAAGCGGGGGACGACGGCCGCGCTCACCTCCTGGATCGTACGGGCCAGGTCGAGGGAGGAGCCGATGCGCCCGCTGACCTCGTTGAGGAACTCCAGGTGCTCGCGTACGGCGGCGTATTCGAGGTCGTTCTCGACCGCGCCGGGCTGTGGCGCGGCGGCTTTCCCGGCCGCCGCCGAACCCGTCGCGGCCGAACCGTCCGCCGCCCGCCGCCGGCCCGCGCGGCGCTCGGCCCGCTTGGGCACGCCCCAGTCCGGGGTGACGGGCACCCGGTCGTGCTGGCTGATCTCCAGCACCGGATAGCCGAGTTCGAGTACCTGGGAGACGATCCGGCGGCTCTCGGCGACGCTCATGCTGGGCAGGATCTCCGGCAGCCGCTTGGCCAGCTCCTCGGCGCCGGGGAACTCCGTGTGCAGCGCGAAGCCGGGCGCGATCCGCTCGAACTCGTCCTGGTCGTCCGCCTCCTCGGGCGGGGTGTGCAGCTGCGCGGCGTCGGCGGCCAGCATGAGCAGCCGCTCGGGCCCGGGGCCGACCAGCGGGTAGGCCCACCACAGGACATCGACTTCCGGGTCGCAGAGTCGGGCGCGGCCCGCGGTCGGGTAGGACGTCTGACCGTTGAGCGACGCGTCGAGATCGGGGCCGAGGTCCTCGTCCGGGTCGTACGCGGCTCCGCTCGAACCGCCCACGTCGTCGGGCAGGGTGCCCGACACCGGCAGCAGGTCGACCGCCGGCCGGCCCAGCGCCTCTTCCTTGGCCCGCCCGAACAGCCTGCGGGCGCCCGTGCTCCAGTGCGAGACCAGGCCCTGAGCGTCCACCACGACCACGGCGAGGGGCACCCGTCCGGACAGACCGGAGCGGGATTCCCCGCCCTGCGGTACCCGAGGGTCCCGACGATCCATGGCGCGCTCCGCTCGCGACTGGCGACGATCCGTGACTGCGCTTCCACGGTACGGCTACGGCGGAGCCCCGCGTAAGCCAATGGCCGAATCCGGCGCACGCCCGCGCGATCACGGCCCGAACCCGCACGATGCGCGCGCGATCGCCACCGGATCCCCACCACATCCCCGACCGATCCCATCGCGGAGGCAACCTCACAGCCGCGTGTTAGCGTCCTTTGTCGCTGATCGGACTCCAGATCCACAGGTGCGGGGTCGCCAACCCGCCCGAAGGAAATCGCCGCCATGGCCACCACGCTGGAGCCCCTCGCCCTGCGACTCGCGCCCATACGCCTGCGGCTCCACCGGCCCGTCGTGGCCGCCACCCTCCTCGCGGCGGTCCTCAGCGTCATATGGGCGCTCTTTCTCGCCAACGACGCCGGTGACCTGGCCGCCCAGTACGCCTGGACCGACTTCGCGCTGAAGCACCCGGACTCCGCGTACAACCTCTCCTGGTACGGCGGCATGCACCCCGCCTCGTACAGCCTGTTCTCCCCCTACGTCATGGGCCTGCTCGGCGTCCGTACCACCGCCGTGCTCGCGGCCACCCTCTCCGCGACCGTCGCGGCCCGCCTGCTGGTGCGCTCCGGCATCGCCCGGCCGATGCTGCCGGCGCTCTGGGCGGCCTTCTCCCTCTG is part of the Streptomyces sp. NBC_01262 genome and harbors:
- a CDS encoding ABC transporter substrate-binding protein, producing the protein MRRTLCTFLAATALFAAAACGGGSGSPSGKGSDGTKTIKIGAIAIADTAPVYLAVSKGIFKKHGLNAKITAVTGGATSISGVVGGQFDFAFANTTSVLTAAAQGLPIKVVSNGASSTGVVGKDFCAVLVKKDSAVKSAKDLEGKTIAVNQLKNIGDTTIRASVRKDGGDPSKLKFVEMPFPDMPAALSKGSVDAIWVPEPFVTIAMASGARPVVWPFAEAASDLTVAMYFTGTKLAQQDPELVKSFTAAIKEAFAYAEAHPDEARKELLSYTKIDAKTADKIILTKWPQDINRASVETISEDALNDGVLTKKPDLDALLP
- a CDS encoding 4'-phosphopantetheinyl transferase family protein, whose protein sequence is MNDPRDDARDDPRVLGPGPVPGSPVLGAAPDVWLARVADHVPAPGFEAGRAMLDAAELARYEAFLRPADRDMYAVAHIALRRLLGAYRGEDPGSVVLVREDCPVCGGPHGRPAVAGDGGPHFSLSHSAGLVLLAFAATPLGVDVEEIPAPGVVAELREAILHPGERAELDALPPAERAAAFGRCWARKEAYLKGTGAGLADNPDRTRVGAGPVPYPVPGWTVTDLAVPAGYSAALATATTC
- a CDS encoding ABC transporter permease, which encodes MTGRLRDIAYGILGLGILFAVAEAVPRLGLISRDFLPPADEILHTLLRDLAGRELWTALGETMRAWAIGLAIAFVLALALGVLIDAIPGARAATTSTVEFLRPIPSVALIPLATLLYGADLGSSLLLIVYASFWQVLIQVLYGVADVDPVARETARSYRLGRWTILRRLVWPTALPYVMTGLRLAAAVAFILAVTAELVIGSPGLGLQIQLAQSGGAVAEVYALIAVAGLTGVAVNLAVRQLERRLLAWHPSVRGETTR
- a CDS encoding ABC transporter permease, with protein sequence MTGLPLRLVRLLALPVALVLGWWGYSVLSPSFYVPSPTRIATAFADVWFTRRILDDVLPSLGRLLAGYALAALLGIALGVAIGSYRRLRLTAEPVLEFFRAVPPPVLVPLIMLVAGLNDTMKVLVIVSGAIWPVLLNTVEGVRALDEVLADTARAYGLRGPSRLWHLVLPAASPQIMAGLRQALSIGIILMVIGEMFASTSGLGYTVVLFQRGFQIPEMWSGIVLLGLLGFLLSLAFRAVERRVLYWHQRETHA
- a CDS encoding M55 family metallopeptidase; this encodes MKILISADMEGATGVTWPADVLPGSEQWQRCRHMFTSDVNAAIAGFHDAGADEVLVNEAHWTMRNLLLEQLDERAQMLTGRHKDLSMVEGVQHGDVDGIAFVGYHTGAGTEGVLAHTYLANSITGVWVNGEPASEGHLNALVVAEYGVPVVLVTGDDRTARDALSYAPRARTVAVKDYVSRYAAVCRPPARTAADIRAAAKEAVALAVRHEPHRGGPFTVEVEFDAVHLTGAAAVVPGVERSGERAVRYESPTMYEGIRCFKAVTTVVSAAVEEQYG
- a CDS encoding M20/M25/M40 family metallo-hydrolase produces the protein MGEQGTDQQAMDRQAMDEVVRFTSDLIRIDTTNRGGGDGNERPAAEYVAERLADAGIEARILESAPGRANVVARIAGTDRAAPAMLVHGHLDVVPAEAADWTVHPFSGEVRDGVVWGRGAVDMKNMDAMILATVRAWARQGLRQPRDIVLAFTADEEDSAAYGAGYLAAEHAGLFEGCTEGISESGGFTFHAGGGMRLYPVGAGERGTAWLKLTARGRAGHGSKVNKENAVSRLAAAITRIGAHEWPVRIIPTVRAALTELAALHGIEPDFDDVDALLAKLGPAAALVEPTVRNSANPTMLQAGYKINVIPGHATAYVDGRMLAGAEEDFAQTLDRLTGPDVEWEFQHREVPLQAPVDSPTYAAMREALQHFDPEGHVVPYCIGGGTDAKQFSRLGITGYGFSPLKLPEGFDYAGMYHGVDERVPVEALHFGVRVLDRFLRGGAR